The window TTGATAGGCCTGATGGCGTAGCTCTTGGGGACATACATTGCTCGGAGGTTGGTGGTACCCATCAGCGTCGTCTAGAAGCGATCTATCTCTATTTGTGGAAGCAATGCTGGACACCTCCGATTGGGTCCTGGACCCGGCCGAGCGCGCAACAGACGACGTCCACAGCTGCGAGTGGGCGTTGGCCCACGTTTGCTTCTTGTTGCTCATCCTCGATCTGGGGACGCAAGGAGAACCAGTTTgggaaacaaagaaaaagagagaactAGAGGGTGGAAGTATTCCAGCAGGCGTGCATTGCGGATGCATTATGCATTGGGGTAGGTGGACCGTGCCACTAAAAGAGCTGTTCAATCAATTTGGCGCTTCCAGCACTAAATCCTCTCGTCCACTAGCCGCTACTACTGCTCTGGCTGACACACAACACTGATCAAGtgctgacacacacacacacacacacacacacacacacacacacaaaggtGTTTTGATTTTCTTGAATTACCTTACCGAGCATTAtacagaagaaaaagggcgAGGGTTGAAATCTATGACCTCATGAGCGAAGAGTCGTTTTGTGCGTCGGTGAAGACCTCCGAGCAACGACGCTattgctgctgttgttgctggaTAAGCTGCGCCTGGCGCTCCTGCATCTTCCGGTACAGCTCTTGGGCcttcttctgcagctccgcctcctttctATCTAGCTCAGCGATGCTGGTGTCACTGCGCTTGATTTCGCCGTTGATGTAGTCCAGGCGGTTGCCGATGATTGTCTTGGCATCGCTCTGGTCCTGCGGAACCAGGGCAGGACCGATAAGCTTGTAAACTGTAGCGTCGGGC of the Leishmania donovani BPK282A1 complete genome, chromosome 5 genome contains:
- a CDS encoding prefoldin subunit, putative, with amino-acid sequence MQQVHPDIKKLNDLLRPILKELQEMGDKKGKLIEARRQLGGQKNENELVRDELNRLEPDATVYKLIGPALVPQDQSDAKTIIGNRLDYINGEIKRSDTSIAELDRKEAELQKKAQELYRKMQERQAQLIQQQQQQ